In Nocardioides sp. InS609-2, a single genomic region encodes these proteins:
- a CDS encoding ABC transporter permease encodes MIRVELHQLLRSRRTWVTIAMIDALPTLVAVLLGVTDVGPRPGTGPAFLSAVLTDGTLFPLAAIAIVLPLFMPIAVSIVAGEAIAGEAQLGTLRYLLVRPVGRTRLLIAKLVSVMAFVMLTLVVVAATAYVTGTLLLGDAPIGTTATVSGTTLSQQELITRTLLALAYALLSMFGVASIALCLSTIVDSPLGAALGTLAVLVASTLLLTLDAADSIAPYLPTRYWLAFVDFFRDPILWRDVVRGTLLQLVYVAVFLGIGWANFATKDVKD; translated from the coding sequence ATGATCCGCGTCGAGCTCCACCAGCTGCTGCGGAGCCGCCGCACGTGGGTCACGATCGCCATGATCGACGCACTGCCGACGCTGGTGGCGGTGCTGCTCGGGGTGACCGATGTCGGGCCACGGCCGGGCACCGGACCGGCCTTCCTGTCCGCCGTACTCACCGACGGCACGCTCTTCCCGCTGGCGGCTATCGCCATCGTGCTGCCGCTCTTCATGCCGATCGCGGTCTCGATCGTCGCCGGTGAAGCGATCGCCGGCGAGGCCCAGCTAGGCACGCTGCGCTACCTGCTCGTTCGGCCCGTGGGGCGGACCCGGCTACTCATCGCCAAGCTGGTGAGCGTGATGGCGTTCGTGATGCTGACCCTCGTCGTGGTGGCGGCAACCGCTTATGTCACCGGCACGCTGCTGCTCGGTGATGCGCCGATCGGCACGACCGCGACGGTGTCCGGCACCACGCTCAGCCAGCAGGAGCTGATCACCCGCACCCTGCTCGCGCTGGCCTACGCGCTGCTCTCAATGTTCGGCGTGGCTTCGATCGCACTGTGCCTCTCGACCATCGTCGACTCGCCCCTCGGCGCCGCGCTCGGCACCCTCGCCGTACTCGTCGCGTCCACGCTGCTGCTCACCCTCGACGCCGCCGACTCGATCGCGCCGTACCTGCCGACGCGCTACTGGCTGGCCTTCGTCGACTTTTTCCGCGACCCGATCCTGTGGCGCGACGTGGTCCGCGGCACGCTGCTGCAGCTCGTGTACGTCGCGGTGTTCCTCGGCATCGGCTGGGCCAACTTCGCGACCAAGGACGTCAAGGACTGA
- a CDS encoding DUF3995 domain-containing protein has product MITGIAVVAGLALLLVGMLHVVWAASPWPLGTRAQFAEVIVGRPAGEELPAVFATLSVVVGVLLAAGAYLVVAEAGLVPGVLGDGWIAAGTWVVAAVLLVRGVYGLVESGLGLSVAEATYRRLDLRAYSPLCLVLGALTAVVALA; this is encoded by the coding sequence ATGATCACTGGAATCGCTGTCGTCGCGGGGCTCGCGCTACTGCTTGTCGGCATGCTCCACGTCGTGTGGGCTGCGTCGCCGTGGCCGTTGGGCACCAGGGCGCAGTTCGCCGAGGTCATCGTCGGCCGACCCGCCGGCGAGGAGCTGCCGGCAGTGTTTGCCACCTTGTCGGTCGTAGTCGGGGTGCTGCTCGCGGCGGGGGCCTACCTCGTGGTCGCCGAGGCCGGGCTGGTCCCCGGGGTCCTGGGCGACGGCTGGATCGCCGCCGGCACGTGGGTCGTGGCTGCCGTCCTGCTCGTGAGGGGGGTCTACGGTCTGGTCGAGTCCGGGCTCGGCCTGAGCGTCGCAGAGGCGACCTACCGCCGCCTCGACCTGCGCGCCTACTCACCGTTGTGCCTGGTGCTGGGCGCACTGACCGCCGTCGTCGCCCTGGCCTGA
- a CDS encoding TetR/AcrR family transcriptional regulator, with protein sequence MPVQKVTHDDWLYAALTTLARSGVTAVSVEPIARGLGVTRGSFYWHFKDREALLIGALELWESEATTSFIEALTPITDPAERLSTLLREALTGDEIAGLEPALVAHASDPVVSVVLERVTRRRMAYLEECFRDLGLDKREARLQAVAAYAAYLGWVELRRAAPDAVPEVARTGRKSRAAIDHLLSMLAGSR encoded by the coding sequence ATGCCCGTGCAGAAGGTCACCCATGACGACTGGCTCTATGCAGCACTGACGACACTCGCCCGGTCCGGAGTCACCGCCGTCTCGGTCGAACCGATTGCCCGAGGGCTGGGGGTGACCAGAGGCAGCTTCTACTGGCACTTCAAGGACCGCGAAGCCCTGTTGATCGGCGCCCTGGAGCTGTGGGAGAGCGAGGCCACCACCTCGTTCATCGAGGCCCTGACACCGATCACCGACCCGGCCGAACGACTGTCCACCCTGTTGCGGGAGGCGCTGACCGGCGACGAGATTGCGGGCCTGGAGCCCGCCCTCGTCGCCCATGCCTCCGACCCCGTCGTCTCGGTCGTGCTGGAGCGGGTGACTCGTCGGCGGATGGCCTACCTCGAGGAGTGCTTTCGCGACCTCGGACTCGACAAGCGTGAGGCCCGACTGCAGGCGGTCGCCGCCTACGCCGCCTACCTGGGCTGGGTCGAGCTTCGACGCGCCGCCCCGGACGCCGTGCCCGAGGTGGCCCGCACCGGACGGAAGTCCCGCGCAGCCATCGACCATCTGCTGTCCATGCTCGCTGGGTCGCGCTGA
- a CDS encoding GntR family transcriptional regulator: MTQVAGTVQRALKHVQVREHVRTLVEGAEPGTPAPSERELVAQFGVARMTVRQAMDALVIEGLLERMPGRGTFVARPRRRVGMLTSFTENMRQRGLLPESQTLLARREQAGPGVARALDLSAGDAVIHWKRLRRGNGQVICIEDAYLNEVLLPGFLQSGMPTSLYDALDARGLRPTWAEDSVTSDVATPEEAEQLELPKGSPVLRVARRALIDHRPVEVSRSAYRHDRFTMYVQLGSDA, translated from the coding sequence ATGACCCAGGTGGCCGGAACCGTGCAGCGCGCACTCAAGCATGTGCAGGTGCGCGAGCATGTCCGCACCCTGGTCGAGGGAGCGGAGCCCGGCACGCCCGCGCCGTCCGAGCGTGAGCTCGTCGCGCAGTTCGGCGTGGCCCGGATGACGGTGCGTCAGGCGATGGACGCGCTGGTGATCGAAGGGCTGCTCGAGCGGATGCCCGGTCGCGGCACGTTCGTTGCCCGACCTCGTCGCCGGGTGGGCATGCTGACCAGCTTCACCGAGAACATGCGCCAGCGGGGGCTGCTCCCCGAGTCACAGACCCTGCTCGCCCGCCGCGAGCAGGCCGGCCCCGGCGTGGCCCGCGCACTCGACCTCTCCGCCGGCGACGCCGTCATCCACTGGAAGCGGCTACGACGTGGCAACGGCCAGGTCATCTGCATCGAGGACGCCTACCTCAACGAGGTGCTGCTGCCCGGGTTCCTGCAGTCGGGCATGCCCACCAGCCTGTACGACGCGCTCGACGCCCGTGGGCTGCGGCCCACCTGGGCCGAGGACTCCGTCACGTCTGACGTCGCCACCCCCGAGGAGGCCGAGCAGCTCGAGCTGCCGAAGGGCTCGCCGGTCCTGCGTGTCGCCCGTCGGGCGCTGATCGACCACCGGCCGGTCGAGGTGTCGCGGTCTGCCTACCGGCACGACCGCTTCACGATGTACGTCCAGCTCGGTTCCGACGCCTGA